From the genome of Spinacia oleracea cultivar Varoflay chromosome 2, BTI_SOV_V1, whole genome shotgun sequence, one region includes:
- the LOC110797664 gene encoding auxin-binding protein ABP19b-like, whose translation MSNLSFFFIFSLLASLSYAIELDFCVGDLSLPRGPQGYACKDPSTVTTDDFVYTGFRGEKTTTNIFGNNVTLAFSNAFPALNGLGITMGRLDFGVGGVIPLHSHRTSEVIIVARGSIIAGFIDSNNTAYYKRLEVNDVMVFPQAMLHFQINVGTTPATAFVSLNGANPGLQLTTPSLFAGNLPGDIAEQITLLSHEEVMWMKRIFVTA comes from the coding sequence ATGAGTaacctttcatttttcttcatcTTCTCTCTCCTAGCCTCTCTCTCATATGCCATAGAACTCGACTTCTGTGTCGGAGATCTTAGTCTTCCTAGGGGACCTCAAGGATATGCATGCAAAGATCCTTCTACAGTCACAACCGACGATTTCGTTTACACCGGTTTTCGTGGTGAAAAAACCACCACTAATATTTTCGGAAATAATGTGACTCTTGCATTTTCAAATGCATTTCCTGCCTTAAATGGTTTAGGCATCACTATGGGGAGGTTAGACTTTGGCGTGGGAGGAGTGATCCCACTACATTCTCACCGTACTTCTGAAGTTATTATAGTTGCAAGAGGTTCAATCATTGCAGGGTTTATTGACTCAAACAACACTGCATACTACAAAAGATTAGAAGTAAACGATGTTATGGTGTTTCCACAAGCCATGCTTCACTTCCAAATCAATGTTGGTACAACTCCAGCAACTGCATTTGTTAGCTTAAATGGTGCAAATCCAGGACTACAATTGACTACTCCTTCTTTGTTCGCTGGTAATTTACCTGGTGATATAGCCGAGCAAATTACACTGTTGAGTCACGAAGAAGTAATGTGGATGAAGAGAATATTTGTCACGGCTTAA